The following coding sequences are from one Gossypium hirsutum isolate 1008001.06 chromosome A12, Gossypium_hirsutum_v2.1, whole genome shotgun sequence window:
- the LOC107919023 gene encoding transcription factor MYB106, protein MRPPSPNRKKEVRLKRGPWTAEEDKLLTAYIQKHGYGSRGSLPHKAGLERCGKSCRLRWINYLRPDIKRGKFSLEEEQTIIQLHAFLGNRWSAIAARLPKRTDNEIKNHWNTHLKKRLIKMGIDPMTHKPSTTPSPKNGSNLSHMAQWESARLQAEARLVRESKQVVPNLTTRPTRRSQLTRSSPRCLDILKAWQGVVAGMFVFSTQDPRSLTTSTLRFPSAGWGEAEEWRGQGMKGSSDADDAWFEEDSVILHSLPIENIMEGLSDAFILNSWMGVDKSTDENIVKENGQLLG, encoded by the exons ATGCGGCCACCGTCTCCGAACAGAAAGAAAGAGGTGAGATTGAAGAGAGGGCCATGGACAGCTGAAGAAGACAAATTACTGACGGCTTACATTCAAAAACATGGCTATGGCAGCAGGGGTTCCTTGCCTCACAAAGCTG GACTTGAACGATGTGGAAAGAGCTGCCGACTGAGATGGATTAACTACTTAAGACCTGATATCAAAAGAGGAAAGTTTAGTTTAGAGGAAGAACAGACCATCATTCAACTCCATGCCTTTCTTGGAAACAG gtgGTCGGCAATAGCGGCACGCTTGCCTAAGAGAACAGACAATGAGATCAAGAATCACTGGAACACACATCTAAAGAAAAGGCTAATCAAAATGGGTATTGATCCCATGACTCACAAGCCCTCAACCACCCCATCACCCAAAAATGGTTCAAATTTAAGCCACATGGCCCAGTGGGAGAGTGCACGTCTACAGGCTGAAGCCAGGTTGGTCCGTGAGTCAAAACAGGTTGTCCCAAATCTTACCACCCGCCCCACTAGGAGGAGTCAACTCACCAGAAGCAGTCCCAGGTGCCTTGACATACTCAAAGCCTGGCAAGGTGTAGTTGCCGGGATGTTCGTTTTCTCCACCCAGGATCCCAGGTCCCTAACAACCTCAACTCTTCGTTTCCCTTCAGCTGGATGGGGAGAAGCTGAGGAATGGCGGGGCCAGGGAATGAAGGGTTCCAGCGATGCTGATGATGCATGGTTTGAGGAGGACTCAGTCATACTACACAGTCTACCTATTGAAAATATAATGGAAGGTTTGTCGGATGCTTTTATTTTGAATTCATGGATGGGTGTCGACAAATCAACAGATGAAAACATTGTAAAGGAGAATGGTCAATTGCTGGGATAG
- the LOC107918768 gene encoding NAC transcription factor 29, with protein sequence MERNTSSKSDLPPGFRFHPTDEELIMFYLKNQAKSKPCPVSIIPEVDIYKFDPWQLPDKAEFGENEWYFFSPRDRKYPNGVRPNRATVSGYWKATGTDKAIHSGSKYVGVKKALVFYNGRPPKGVKTNWIMHEYRLSDSHKQIKKHNGSMRLDDWVLCRIYKKKNSAEKILDHKVEESNTQIDRVGYSNDDSESQELLKFPKTGSYSRLLELDYMGPVSHLLNENTYISSFDFPNTIANIGIEDVEKLQLGDIPYNYSTESGNFQVNQNGILMNPMVYQFQ encoded by the exons ATGGAAAGAAACACCAGTTCCAAGTCTGACCTTCCTCCTGGTTTCAGATTCCACCCTACAGATGAAGAATTAATCATGTTTTACCTCAAAAACCAGGCCAAATCAAAGCCATGCCCTGTTTCAATAATCCCAGAAGTTGATATTTACAAATTTGATCCATGGCAACTGCCTG ACAAAGCAGAGTTCGGTGAAAATGAATGGTATTTTTTCAGCCCTCGAGATCGAAAGTACCCGAATGGGGTTCGTCCGAATAGGGCCACTGTTTCAGGGTACTGGAAGGCTACTGGTACGGATAAAGCTATACACAGTGGTTCTAAATACGTTGGGGTGAAGAAAGCTCTTGTTTTCTACAATGGCAGACCACCAAAGGGTGTCAAAACTAATTGGATTATGCATGAATATAGATTAAGCGATTCGCATAAACAAATCAAGAAACATAATGGATCCATGAGA TTGGATGATTGGGTACTGTGTAGGATTTACAAGAAGAAGAATTCAGCTGAGAAAATTTTGGATCACAAAGTTGAAGAATCAAATACCCAAATTGATAGGGTAGGGTATTCAAATGATGATAGTGAAAGTCAAGAATTATTGAAATTCCCAAAAACAGGCTCATATTCTCGTTTGTTGGAGTTGGATTACATGGGTCCAGTTTCCCAtcttttaaatgaaaatacatacATTTCGAGCTTTGATTTCCCTAACACCATAGCTAATATAGGAATTGAAGATGTTGAGAAGCTACAGCTTGGGGACATACCTTACAATTACAGTACTGAGTCAGGGAATTTTCAAGTGAATCAGAATGGGATCTTAATGAATCCCATGGTATATCAATTTCAGTAA
- the LOC107918628 gene encoding cytochrome P450 704B1 produces MEVHDNLFLVFSQGCNMGMVMLACMFISWIFVYRLNQRNKNGPKTWPLIGAAFEQLINYDRMHDWLVEYLSASKTVVVPMPFTTYTYIADPANVEHVLKTKFANYPKGETYHSYMEVLLGDGIFNVDGELWKKQRKTASFEFASKNLRDFSTVVFREYSLQLHSILTQASFHNQEVDMQDLLMRMTLDSICKVGFGVEIGTLAPTLPDNSFARSFDTANIIVTLRFVDPLWKLKRFLNVGSEALLGKSIKVIDDFTYNVIRRRKSEIKEIRESCKTSKIKHDILSRFIELSEDPEGNLTDKSLRDIVLNFVIAGRDTTATTLTWAIYMIMTNARVAEKLYSELKAFEEVQAKEERISLLPCDLEDPESFNRRAVQFAGLLNYDSLGRLYYLHAVITETLRLYPAVPQDPKGILEDDILPDGTKVKAGGMVTYVPYSMGRMEYNWGPDAAVFRPERWLKEGCFQNASPFKFTAFQAGPRICLGKDSAYLQMKMALAILCRFFKFNLVPNHPVKYRMMTILSMEKGLKLKIARQSC; encoded by the exons atggaaGTTCATGACaatctttttttagttttttcacAAGGATGCAACATGGGAATGGTGATGCTAGCTTGCATGTTTATTTCATGGATCTTTGTTTACAGATTGAACCAGAGGAACAAAAATGGCCCCAAAACATGGCCACTCATCGGAGCAGCGTTCGAACAATTAATTAACTATGATCGAATGCACGATTGGCTCGTCGAATACCTGTCCGCATCGAAAACTGTTGTAGTTCCAATGCCTTTCACAACTTATACTTACATTGCTGATCCTGCTAATGTTGAACATGTACTTAAGACCAAATTTGCCAATTACCCCAAG GGTGAAACGTACCATTCATATATGGAAGTGCTGCTTGGAGATGGGATTTTCAACGTAGATGGTGAGCTATGGAAGAAGCAAAGGAAAACAGCTAGTTTTGAGTTTGCATCAAAGAATTTGAGGGATTTCAGCACTGTAGTCTTCAGGGAATATAGTCTACAACTCCATTCTATTCTAACTCAAGCTAGCTTCCATAACCAAGAAGTAGACATGCAG GATTTATTGATGAGGATGACTTTAGACTCCATTTGCAAGGTGGGGTTTGGTGTTGAAATTGGAACTCTGGCTCCCACTTTACCAGATAACAGCTTCGCTCGGTCGTTTGATACTGCCAACATCATTGTTACACTGAGGTTCGTTGACCCACTCTGGAAATTGAAAAGATTTCTCAATGTGGGATCCGAAGCTCTACTTGGAAAGAGCATCAAAGTCATTGATGACTTCACTTACAATGTCATAAGGAGAAGAAAATCTGAGATTAAAGAAATTCGAGAATCTTGCAAAACCAGCAAG ATAAAGCATGACATATTGTCAAGATTTATTGAGCTAAGTGAAGATCCAGAAGGAAACTTAACTGACAAAAGTCTTAGAGATATTGTCCTGAATTTTGTGATTGCTGGCCGTGACACAACAGCTACGACTCTCACATGGGCCATATACATGATAATGACCAATGCTCGTGTAGCTGAAAAGCTTTACTCAGAACTTAAAGCTTTCGAAGAAGTACAAGCAAAGGAGGAGAGGATTTCATTACTACCATGTGACTTGGAAGACCCTGAATCCTTCAATCGAAGAGCAGTGCAATTTGCAGGCTTATTGAATTATGATTCACTGGGGAGATTGTATTATCTGCATGCAGTGATCACAGAGACACTACGTTTATATCCAGCAGTTCCCCAG GACCCCAAGGGCATCCTGGAGGATGATATCTTGCCCGATGGAACCAAAGTAAAAGCAGGAGGCATGGTTACTTATGTTCCCTACTCGATGGGTCGGATGGAGTATAATTGGGGCCCTGATGCAGCAGTATTCAGGCCTGAGAGATGGCTAAAAGAGGGTTGCTTCCAAAATGCATCTCCATTCAAGTTCACTGCATTTCAG GCAGGACCAAGAATATGCCTTGGAAAGGACTCTGCCTATCTCCAGATGAAGATGGCATTGGCCATTCTGTGCaggtttttcaaatttaatttggtaccAAACCATCCAGTAAAGTATAGGATGATGACTATTCTATCAATGGAGAAAGGTTTGAAGCTCAAAATAGCCAGACAATCTTGTTGA
- the LOC107918629 gene encoding 2-hydroxy-palmitic acid dioxygenase mpo1: MGNRIELFNLEKHFAFYGAYHSNPTNIVIHMLFVWPIFFTAILLLDFTPSLFNLPHINFSLFGVHVSLIFNFGFLFAFVYAVFYMCLDVKAGTLAALLCGVCWIVSSVLATRLGFSLAWKVVLAVQLFCWIGQFIGHGVFEKRAPALLDNLVQAFIMAPFFVLFEALQTFFGYEPYPGFHAIVQAKIETEINEWKEKKQKLLN, translated from the exons ATGGGAAATAGGATTGAATTATTTAATCTAGAAAAGCACTTTGCTTTTTATGGTGCATATCATAGCAACCCAACAAACATAGTAATTCACATGTTATTTGTTTGGCCAATTTTCTTCACTGCAATTCTCCTTCTTGACTTCACTCCTTCTCTGTTTAATCTCCCTCATATTAATTTCTCTCTGTTTGGAGTCCATGTTTCGTTGATTTTCAACTTTGGGTTCTTGTTTGCTTTCGTCTACGCTGTgttttacatgtgtttggatgTCAAAGCTGGAACCTTGGCTGCCTTACTTTGCGGGGTTTGTTGGATTGTTAGCAGCGTTCTTGCAACTCGACTTGGCTTTTCTCTTGCTTGGAAG GTCGTTCTTGCGGTTCAACTTTTCTGCTGGATTGGACAGTTCATTGGCCATGGGGTCTTTGAG AAACGAGCACCAGCTTTATTGGATAACCTTGTTCAAGCCTTTATAATGGCTCCCTTCTTTGTGCTGTTTGAG GCTCTTCAAACCTTCTTTGGTTATGAACCGTACCCTGGGTTTCATGCAATTGTTCAAGCAAAGATCGAAACTGAAATCAatgaatggaaagaaaagaagCAGAAATTACTTAATTAG